GACGGCGACGGTCATCGCGCATCCCAAGAACCCCAGGATCATCGGCAAGAACCTTCTCGAGGTTCCCGATCCTGACGGAAAGTTCTTCAGGAAGGACGTCATCAACCAGGCAAAAACAAAGGGCAGCGGCTGGGTCGACTATAAGTACCTCAATCCGGAAACGAAGAAGATCGAACCCAAGACGACATATTTCGCGCGTTCCGGCGACATGATCCTCTGCGCGGGGGCGTACAAATAGCAGGCCGCGGGGGGACAGAGACCGGGTGACGGTCCCTGCCCCTTTCGAGCGCAAGGGGGGGGGAACGATGAGAAAGATGATCTCAAACCTCAAGATGCAGAAGAAACTTCTGCTGCCTCCGCTTACCGTCCTCGTCTTCCTTGTCATCTTCGGAATTATCTCATTCATAGGGATGGCGAGCCAGAGGTCAACGATAAACGAGATATACACCAACCGCTTTCAGGGCTATCAGACGATCTCCACCATAGTCAACGACATGAAGGAGGTCCACTCGAACACGTACAAGGTGCTCAGCTGGTCGAGCGCCGATTTCCTGAGGCAGAATGTCGAAAAGCTATCGAAGCACGTCTTCAAGACGATAGAGGAAACGGGCGCTCTCATGGAGAAGACCCGGGCATCGGGGAAGCTGTCGGAGACGCAGAAGAAACTCTACACCTCGTCCGCAACGTCGCTGAAGGCATACAGGGAATCCGTCGACAAGGT
This genomic window from Syntrophorhabdus sp. contains:
- a CDS encoding cache type 2 domain-containing protein, with amino-acid sequence MANHARAAGNTAEAKALVDKAVSYARANGKDKTIAEISKPKGQFDKGELYVFAYDMTATVIAHPKNPRIIGKNLLEVPDPDGKFFRKDVINQAKTKGSGWVDYKYLNPETKKIEPKTTYFARSGDMILCAGAYK